In one window of Ruminococcus hominis DNA:
- a CDS encoding MFS transporter — protein sequence MSKSKKIKIIITIVCISFIQGLQFCVSPVLGQIQEHYPDASVSMVQMLVTAPTFLSIVVAIISGGLVVKISKKKMLIFAGLMAGITGFLPFLADSFMLLFVSRILYGLALGLCIALNTAVVAEFFEGDERVSVMGIQAASVGAGMVLVSTLGGALGKYGFQNAYYLNVIGFIAMILIALFLPETGTAKVSKDEKIELNGEVYKVAFIGVVEMLFLITFTTNIAMHISGSLAGSTTVSGNLTGVFSGAQIVMGLILGAITKVTKKYTLPVAMLCFSIGGVLLLLFPSNYVMLMIGAVFCGFSQGMFIPTAMVEVSNAVNPASTTMAAACMTCGNCFGQLISPTLLNGASRMMFGEVTTSHVYLIATVGMTIAAGVVILLRARKKTA from the coding sequence ATGAGCAAATCGAAAAAAATAAAAATCATTATCACAATTGTCTGCATCTCATTCATACAGGGATTGCAGTTTTGCGTTTCCCCTGTGTTGGGACAGATTCAGGAGCATTATCCGGATGCATCTGTCAGTATGGTGCAGATGCTGGTGACTGCACCTACGTTTTTATCTATCGTAGTTGCAATTATATCAGGTGGTCTTGTTGTTAAGATCAGTAAGAAAAAAATGTTGATTTTTGCCGGTCTGATGGCGGGAATTACAGGATTCTTACCATTTTTGGCAGATAGCTTTATGCTGCTGTTTGTTTCAAGAATTTTATATGGTCTGGCACTTGGACTTTGTATCGCACTGAACACAGCCGTTGTAGCGGAATTTTTTGAGGGAGACGAACGAGTTTCTGTTATGGGAATCCAGGCAGCCAGCGTGGGAGCAGGAATGGTTCTTGTATCTACATTAGGCGGCGCACTTGGTAAATACGGATTCCAGAATGCATACTATCTGAATGTGATAGGATTTATCGCAATGATTCTAATCGCCTTGTTCTTACCGGAAACCGGTACAGCCAAAGTGAGTAAAGATGAAAAAATCGAATTAAACGGAGAAGTATACAAGGTTGCATTTATAGGTGTAGTCGAAATGCTGTTCTTGATTACATTTACAACAAATATTGCAATGCATATCAGTGGAAGTCTTGCCGGAAGTACAACGGTTTCCGGTAATCTGACAGGAGTATTCTCCGGAGCACAGATTGTTATGGGATTGATTCTCGGAGCAATTACAAAAGTGACGAAAAAATATACATTGCCGGTTGCAATGTTATGTTTCTCAATCGGTGGAGTGTTACTTTTATTATTCCCATCAAATTACGTGATGCTGATGATTGGAGCGGTGTTCTGTGGATTCTCACAGGGAATGTTTATTCCTACAGCGATGGTGGAAGTATCCAATGCAGTAAATCCGGCTTCTACAACAATGGCAGCGGCATGTATGACATGTGGAAACTGTTTTGGACAGTTGATTTCGCCGACACTATTGAACGGAGCATCCAGAATGATGTTTGGAGAGGTAACAACATCGCATGTATATTTAATTGCCACAGTTGGTATGACAATTGCGGCAGGTGTTGTGATTTTGTTACGTGCCAGAAAAAAGACAGCATAA
- a CDS encoding FAD-dependent oxidoreductase, with product MGAKKWKGKEKYSNLFSPIRMRNVRAKNRIIAAPTSPSMITTEGHFTPEMIAYLEEKALGGAGIVTYGEAIVHSATGKSHNKQLQLDSFGVKQGMAQAARAIHNAGAYANIQLSHGGKYGGLASVGGDHLDKCNTAYGPSHEVTPVGEVQEMPKELILEIVESYKKGAKLCKDCGFDMVQVHAAHGWLFSQFLSPVFNQRTDEFGGSLENRARFLLMALDAVREGVGPEFPIEIRLSGDDLTANGLGMDECIKVAEMVDDKVDLINVSCGNHEDPDMFCRTHPSAFYKRGVNVYLATAIKEHVKTPVACVGSLNDPAQMEEIIATGQADMVEIGRALLADPYLPKKALEGREDDITPCLRCYECFGETGKSETVKCSVNPTMGQQLPEKYPRKAPKQKKRVLIVGGGPAGMEAAITAANRGHEVTLAEKADKLGGNLYPASAPYFKKDIADFCKVMINRVEKSAIKVMLNTEVTPEFIKDFDPDALIVAIGSYEAKPSIKGLDRDNVVMAIEAELHPEKLGKKVVIMGGGLVGTEAAVSFHHEGKECAVIEMRSEVAADANSFYRGGLMPEVNKSAELYTNTTVKEVTDEGVVCQRDGEEFVVKADTVVCALGFKSAYDKVDELCELVDENYVIGDCKSVGLIYNAVNQGYYTAMSL from the coding sequence ATGGGCGCTAAGAAATGGAAAGGTAAAGAAAAATATTCAAACTTATTTTCACCAATCCGAATGAGAAATGTACGTGCAAAGAACCGTATTATTGCAGCACCGACAAGTCCGAGTATGATTACAACAGAAGGACATTTTACACCGGAGATGATTGCATATCTGGAAGAAAAGGCTCTTGGGGGAGCAGGAATTGTTACATACGGGGAAGCAATTGTGCATTCTGCAACAGGAAAATCACATAACAAACAGCTTCAGCTTGACTCTTTTGGTGTCAAACAGGGAATGGCACAGGCTGCAAGAGCAATCCATAATGCAGGAGCTTATGCCAACATTCAGCTTTCACATGGTGGTAAATACGGCGGACTTGCAAGTGTTGGTGGAGATCATTTGGATAAATGTAACACTGCCTATGGACCGAGTCACGAGGTTACACCGGTTGGGGAAGTGCAGGAAATGCCAAAAGAACTGATTTTGGAAATTGTGGAGTCTTACAAAAAGGGTGCAAAACTATGTAAAGACTGTGGATTTGATATGGTTCAGGTTCATGCAGCACATGGATGGCTGTTCTCTCAGTTCTTATCACCTGTATTCAATCAGAGAACAGATGAATTCGGTGGTTCATTGGAGAACAGAGCGAGATTCCTGCTTATGGCACTTGATGCGGTAAGAGAAGGTGTCGGACCGGAATTTCCAATCGAAATCCGTCTGTCTGGAGATGATCTGACAGCAAATGGTCTGGGAATGGACGAATGTATCAAAGTTGCAGAGATGGTAGATGACAAGGTTGATCTGATTAATGTATCTTGTGGAAATCACGAAGATCCGGATATGTTCTGTCGTACACATCCTTCTGCATTTTATAAACGTGGTGTAAATGTTTATCTTGCGACAGCAATCAAAGAACATGTAAAAACACCGGTTGCCTGTGTTGGTTCTTTGAATGATCCTGCACAGATGGAAGAAATCATCGCAACAGGTCAGGCTGATATGGTAGAGATCGGACGTGCACTTCTTGCAGATCCATATTTACCAAAGAAAGCATTGGAAGGAAGAGAAGATGACATTACACCATGTCTTCGTTGCTATGAGTGCTTTGGAGAGACAGGAAAGAGTGAGACAGTAAAATGTTCTGTAAACCCGACAATGGGACAGCAGCTTCCTGAAAAATATCCAAGAAAAGCACCTAAGCAGAAGAAACGTGTATTAATTGTAGGTGGAGGCCCGGCAGGTATGGAAGCAGCTATTACAGCAGCAAACCGTGGTCATGAAGTAACACTTGCAGAGAAAGCAGATAAACTCGGTGGAAACTTATATCCTGCATCTGCACCATATTTCAAAAAAGATATTGCAGATTTCTGCAAGGTGATGATCAATCGAGTAGAAAAATCAGCAATAAAAGTAATGCTGAATACAGAAGTAACACCGGAATTTATCAAAGACTTTGATCCAGATGCATTGATCGTTGCAATCGGTTCTTATGAGGCAAAACCATCAATCAAAGGTTTAGACAGAGATAACGTTGTAATGGCAATCGAAGCAGAACTTCATCCGGAAAAACTTGGCAAGAAAGTCGTTATCATGGGTGGCGGTCTGGTAGGAACAGAAGCTGCCGTATCTTTCCATCATGAAGGAAAAGAATGTGCAGTCATTGAAATGCGTTCCGAAGTTGCAGCAGATGCGAACTCATTCTATCGTGGAGGTCTTATGCCTGAGGTAAACAAATCAGCAGAATTATATACGAATACAACAGTAAAAGAAGTAACAGATGAAGGTGTTGTATGTCAGAGAGATGGAGAAGAATTTGTTGTAAAGGCAGATACTGTAGTATGTGCTCTTGGATTCAAGTCAGCATATGACAAAGTCGATGAGCTTTGTGAATTGGTTGATGAGAATTATGTAATCGGAGATTGCAAGAGTGTTGGACTGATCTACAATGCAGTAAACCAGGGATATTATACAGCGATGAGTCTGTAG
- a CDS encoding helix-turn-helix domain-containing protein produces MGSLITTAVKYCTGSETIYTGDIVILMGIENQLNISMETFGDETILSEEDILVINSKSKVLMKASKALYAEFTISLRKFKELFPNKKYRFLCDSTKVKNDNFAILRRYLTELLMLQYERTEYQRAEWNKVSCEMLIFLVSNFATNIFMSENNNSLENVTDYIGEHFQEDLSLKQISSQFHMTPTYFSRYFKKNFGVNYYQYLCKVRLESAMEDLLYSDKNLLCVAMDNGFPNEDSFRKYFTENYDMSPYEYRVAQKEKEEIKKKEQTENLQAAVKKLVGVRETEQIKEVVTIDVNNKQTYRPYWREIINLSDCKLLLNYEAREQFEELQKELNFQYVRIHLDWSKFSEEEIYNFYQEEQVFDFLLKNKLKLWFTISVRELQESDLLFAYLKKMLSHFTPHYGSNEIRNWRFELEYNTLFDEEKIEVYWKLYERIKEILTIYQMQELLGAGLELGDWEGIRKFEQFTKKNHRKLTALTMQAKPYTCMETAEGMSVNRVTDSGYVKNQLQTFRENFPEFTSEISDIYITDYYDSIQRMNILNDSCYRGALIIKNVIECFGNTSSLPHSVPLDLSYVNGIREKVLFGGDGLITKQGIRKPSYYAYSFLQKAGPYYLGKKENAIIFGNEFLEYQIICHNCKRLSYHYYLDEMEQHLEKIGQYFDDQDEKELKFRLENVKNGRYIVKKHSVNMQHGSVQDELRRIAPFESLLMPAFLHNDDVDYLKQILVPQQTLRTYEVDNGVLELQITLSANEIAYLNIQYAYY; encoded by the coding sequence ATGGGAAGTTTGATAACAACAGCAGTGAAATATTGTACGGGTAGTGAAACGATATATACAGGCGATATTGTGATTTTAATGGGAATTGAAAATCAATTAAATATATCAATGGAAACATTCGGTGATGAAACGATTTTATCAGAAGAGGATATTTTGGTGATAAATTCGAAATCAAAGGTTTTAATGAAAGCATCTAAAGCGTTATATGCAGAGTTTACGATTTCTCTTAGAAAATTTAAAGAATTATTTCCCAATAAAAAATATCGTTTTCTGTGTGATTCGACGAAAGTAAAAAATGATAATTTTGCGATATTGAGGAGATATTTGACAGAGCTGCTTATGCTGCAATACGAGCGAACAGAGTATCAACGGGCAGAATGGAATAAAGTGAGCTGCGAGATGTTGATTTTTTTAGTGAGCAATTTTGCGACAAATATATTTATGTCAGAGAATAATAACTCATTGGAAAATGTGACCGATTATATTGGAGAACATTTTCAGGAAGATTTGTCACTAAAACAGATAAGCAGCCAGTTTCATATGACTCCAACTTATTTTTCAAGATATTTTAAGAAAAATTTTGGAGTGAATTATTATCAGTATTTATGTAAGGTGAGACTGGAGAGTGCAATGGAAGATCTGCTGTACAGTGACAAAAATTTATTGTGTGTAGCAATGGATAACGGCTTTCCAAATGAAGATTCTTTTCGAAAATATTTTACTGAAAATTATGACATGTCCCCGTATGAATACAGGGTAGCGCAAAAGGAAAAAGAAGAGATTAAGAAAAAAGAACAAACAGAAAATTTACAGGCAGCTGTAAAAAAACTGGTGGGAGTCAGAGAAACAGAGCAAATAAAAGAAGTAGTGACTATTGATGTTAACAATAAACAGACATACAGACCATATTGGCGCGAAATTATCAATTTAAGTGATTGCAAATTATTGTTGAATTATGAAGCGAGAGAGCAGTTTGAAGAATTACAGAAAGAATTAAATTTTCAGTATGTCAGGATTCACTTAGACTGGAGTAAATTTTCGGAAGAAGAAATTTATAACTTTTATCAGGAAGAACAGGTTTTTGATTTTCTGCTGAAAAATAAATTAAAATTGTGGTTTACAATTTCGGTCAGAGAGCTGCAGGAATCAGACTTATTATTTGCATATTTAAAAAAGATGCTTTCTCATTTTACACCTCATTATGGAAGTAATGAGATACGAAACTGGCGTTTTGAATTGGAATACAATACATTGTTTGATGAAGAAAAAATAGAAGTATATTGGAAACTATATGAGCGGATAAAAGAAATTCTGACGATATATCAGATGCAGGAGTTATTGGGGGCAGGGTTAGAACTGGGAGACTGGGAAGGAATTCGTAAATTTGAACAGTTTACAAAGAAAAATCACAGGAAACTTACGGCATTGACAATGCAGGCCAAACCATATACATGTATGGAGACAGCGGAAGGAATGAGCGTAAATCGAGTTACAGACAGCGGTTATGTAAAAAATCAGCTTCAGACTTTTCGGGAAAATTTTCCGGAGTTTACTTCTGAAATCAGTGATATTTATATTACAGATTATTATGATAGCATTCAGCGAATGAATATTTTAAATGATTCTTGCTATCGAGGTGCATTGATTATTAAAAATGTGATTGAGTGTTTTGGAAACACAAGTTCTCTTCCACACAGTGTGCCACTGGATCTTAGTTATGTAAATGGAATCAGAGAGAAGGTCTTATTTGGTGGGGATGGACTGATTACAAAGCAGGGAATTCGGAAACCATCATACTATGCATATTCTTTTTTACAAAAGGCAGGACCTTATTATCTTGGGAAAAAAGAAAATGCAATTATATTTGGAAATGAATTTCTGGAATACCAGATTATATGTCATAACTGTAAACGATTAAGCTATCACTATTATCTGGACGAAATGGAACAGCATCTGGAAAAGATAGGGCAGTATTTTGATGATCAGGATGAAAAAGAACTGAAATTTCGGTTGGAAAATGTAAAAAATGGACGATATATTGTAAAAAAACATTCCGTTAATATGCAGCACGGAAGTGTGCAGGATGAATTGAGAAGAATTGCACCATTTGAATCATTACTTATGCCGGCATTTCTCCATAATGATGATGTGGATTATTTAAAGCAGATTCTTGTACCACAGCAGACATTACGAACTTATGAAGTTGACAATGGAGTGTTGGAATTGCAGATTACCTTATCGGCAAATGAAATTGCTTATTTGAATATTCAATATGCGTATTATTAA
- a CDS encoding alpha/beta hydrolase, giving the protein MRTLEVTINSREDVSLTVYLQDVEKEFRNITKRPAVLIIPGGGYQFCSDREADPVALAYLKAGYDAFVLRYSVGDKYKWPEPLEDYEDAIEYIESHAEEWNVLTDKIAVVGFSAGGHLAGAAATIANHKPAAVVLGYAVLNEVVDEIAQDAPRIAEHVDYDTVPCFLFASRADNVVPVKNTLDMMNALDKAGITFESHIYAFGPHGFSVGDTAIQTRESSFCERIPNWVQDSIGFLKDVMGDFYVGTAENKILTEPKCKAHMTDDGSAWLSLDCTIGRIFGNPKAKEVLIDVIAIMQKKIIPFTPEMTFGDMMECFSRMKLRDLLHERSIEIDEEKIDALLGEVPNI; this is encoded by the coding sequence ATGAGAACGTTAGAAGTAACTATTAACAGTAGAGAAGACGTAAGTCTTACTGTGTATCTTCAGGATGTTGAGAAGGAATTTCGAAACATAACAAAGAGACCGGCAGTTTTAATTATTCCGGGAGGTGGATATCAGTTCTGTTCAGATCGTGAAGCAGATCCGGTGGCTTTGGCTTATTTGAAAGCAGGATATGATGCGTTTGTTTTACGTTATTCTGTTGGAGATAAGTATAAATGGCCTGAGCCGTTGGAAGATTATGAAGATGCAATAGAATATATTGAAAGCCATGCAGAGGAATGGAATGTTCTGACAGATAAAATTGCAGTAGTTGGATTTTCAGCAGGAGGTCATCTTGCAGGAGCTGCGGCAACAATTGCAAATCATAAACCGGCAGCAGTTGTGTTGGGATATGCAGTACTCAATGAAGTAGTAGATGAGATTGCACAGGATGCACCAAGGATTGCAGAGCACGTAGATTATGATACGGTTCCGTGTTTCTTATTTGCATCAAGAGCAGATAATGTGGTTCCGGTAAAAAATACACTGGATATGATGAATGCTCTGGATAAGGCGGGAATTACATTTGAAAGTCACATTTATGCGTTTGGTCCACATGGATTTTCTGTTGGGGACACTGCAATTCAAACGAGAGAAAGCTCTTTTTGTGAGAGGATTCCAAACTGGGTGCAGGATAGCATCGGATTTCTAAAAGATGTGATGGGTGATTTTTATGTTGGAACCGCAGAAAATAAAATATTAACCGAACCAAAGTGTAAAGCTCATATGACAGATGATGGAAGCGCATGGCTTTCTCTGGATTGTACAATTGGAAGAATATTTGGAAATCCGAAAGCAAAAGAAGTGCTTATAGATGTGATTGCGATAATGCAGAAAAAAATCATTCCATTTACACCGGAGATGACATTCGGTGATATGATGGAGTGTTTTAGCAGAATGAAATTAAGAGATCTTCTTCATGAAAGATCGATTGAGATTGATGAAGAAAAAATCGATGCACTCTTAGGAGAAGTTCCGAATATTTGA
- a CDS encoding MFS transporter — MKKTTKNSIYYSMGFMSQNIIWYMINTYLMLFYTDVVSLSAGAISTIMLVARVWDAVNDPMMGAIVDKTKSKWGKFRPYIIIAPPFLAIFDILTFTVWPVEGTMKAVLCGVSYILAGMAYTAVGVAINGIVNRLSTDSNEKMKIISIANVASNVLQTVLAAAAMPMILFFSHSDTANGKGFFWTTVILAIVSVPLFLVCGFKCKEVEIVEPPKKENSGSFVKDLKLMTKNKPLMISIISLFIGVVGAMARMSLLTYYIIYVVGSYTMISAVFTTLTVCQIVGTATLPWGTKKFGKKGYMIILLIINAASDLVLFFNGHPTIAFVLGVSIIGGFSQSVGSISYGMMCDSIDYGDYKFGIRNEGLSSSLMSFAIKLASAITGSLSIWLLAATGYVAGAQQSASAMTGINVIVNLIPALLQLVGIIPLIWYKLDSKKMDEIAVALKERNSR, encoded by the coding sequence ATGAAGAAAACAACAAAAAATTCTATATACTATTCTATGGGATTTATGTCCCAAAATATCATCTGGTACATGATCAACACTTATCTGATGCTGTTTTATACAGATGTAGTCAGTCTTTCAGCCGGAGCAATTTCCACGATTATGTTAGTGGCTCGTGTATGGGACGCGGTAAATGACCCGATGATGGGAGCAATTGTCGATAAGACAAAATCAAAATGGGGAAAATTCAGACCATATATTATTATCGCACCACCATTTCTTGCTATTTTTGACATTTTAACATTTACAGTATGGCCGGTAGAAGGAACAATGAAAGCAGTACTTTGTGGAGTTTCTTATATTCTTGCAGGTATGGCATATACAGCAGTAGGTGTTGCAATTAACGGTATTGTAAACAGACTGTCTACAGATTCCAATGAAAAAATGAAGATTATTTCTATTGCAAATGTCGCAAGTAACGTACTTCAAACAGTACTTGCAGCCGCAGCAATGCCAATGATCTTATTCTTCAGCCATTCTGACACAGCAAATGGAAAAGGATTTTTCTGGACAACAGTCATTCTGGCAATTGTTTCGGTTCCGTTATTTCTGGTATGTGGATTTAAGTGTAAAGAAGTTGAGATTGTAGAGCCACCGAAAAAAGAAAACAGTGGATCATTTGTAAAAGACTTAAAATTAATGACAAAGAACAAACCACTGATGATCTCCATTATCTCATTGTTTATCGGTGTTGTTGGTGCAATGGCAAGAATGTCATTACTTACATATTATATTATTTATGTAGTTGGATCTTACACAATGATCTCAGCAGTATTTACAACATTGACAGTATGTCAGATTGTCGGTACAGCAACATTACCTTGGGGAACAAAGAAATTTGGAAAAAAAGGTTATATGATTATTCTGCTTATCATCAATGCAGCAAGTGATCTGGTTCTGTTCTTTAATGGACATCCAACAATTGCTTTTGTACTTGGAGTTTCTATTATTGGTGGATTTTCACAGAGTGTAGGATCTATCTCATATGGAATGATGTGCGACAGTATTGATTATGGCGATTACAAATTTGGAATTCGTAATGAAGGTCTTTCTTCTTCATTGATGAGTTTTGCAATTAAACTTGCATCAGCGATTACAGGATCTTTGAGTATCTGGTTACTTGCAGCAACAGGGTATGTTGCAGGAGCACAGCAGAGTGCATCAGCAATGACAGGAATAAATGTGATCGTAAATTTGATTCCGGCACTACTTCAGCTTGTAGGAATTATTCCATTGATCTGGTATAAACTGGATTCTAAGAAGATGGATGAGATTGCAGTTGCATTAAAGGAAAGAAATAGCCGATAG
- a CDS encoding alpha/beta hydrolase-fold protein, whose translation MKLEKAYQIIGMTEEEFRYLDTTQILESPDSPTGYVVSFRYKSSEDKKLSVIGDWMFSDKEHSSFTDSGRYWPHQWKKEYFPHTLLGLKTTPKELKNGTKGEEIDVSKFEFDLEVLKLGMYEMEKDDETDIFSCTIPLPSGTYNYRFVIDMPDGNPLKMVTMTDPSRKGYAYKNEKIQYSQIRVPFCAKYQVDDRTVELGCDAVDRGKVRYIEFAVKKKFGVGETQPAAVYLPKGYDENREKPYPVLYLSHGGSESLSTWLNQGSVSQIMDFLIVNKKIQPTVVVMMDNSIYQWNHKEKNIPSLIECLLPYMEKHYHVASEPEGRAFAGLSAGGFLAFDIFESVGYLFGNIGIWSGGRRFEADYTKPYLKNVRVHIGAGTFDDAYRAFAQPLEQELLENGIPYTMDIIPGGHQWSVWRKLLEKFLSR comes from the coding sequence ATGAAATTAGAAAAAGCATATCAAATTATAGGAATGACAGAGGAAGAATTTCGATATTTGGACACAACACAAATATTAGAATCACCGGATTCGCCTACGGGATATGTTGTAAGTTTCCGATATAAGTCATCAGAAGATAAGAAATTGTCAGTAATCGGGGACTGGATGTTTTCAGATAAGGAACATTCTTCCTTTACGGATAGTGGAAGGTATTGGCCGCATCAATGGAAAAAGGAATATTTTCCGCATACATTGCTTGGGTTAAAAACAACACCGAAAGAATTAAAAAATGGTACAAAAGGGGAAGAAATCGATGTGTCAAAATTTGAATTTGACTTGGAAGTATTGAAATTAGGAATGTATGAAATGGAAAAAGATGATGAGACAGACATTTTTTCATGTACGATTCCATTGCCATCAGGAACATACAACTATCGATTTGTAATCGATATGCCGGATGGAAATCCTTTAAAAATGGTGACTATGACAGATCCGTCAAGAAAGGGATATGCATACAAAAATGAAAAGATTCAATATAGTCAGATTCGAGTGCCGTTCTGTGCAAAATATCAAGTGGATGATAGAACTGTAGAATTGGGATGTGATGCAGTTGATAGAGGAAAGGTGCGATATATAGAGTTTGCGGTAAAGAAGAAATTTGGAGTAGGAGAAACACAGCCGGCAGCAGTGTATCTGCCGAAAGGTTATGATGAAAATCGGGAAAAGCCATATCCTGTGTTGTATCTGAGCCATGGAGGAAGTGAGAGTCTGAGTACATGGTTGAATCAGGGAAGCGTGTCACAGATTATGGATTTCTTGATTGTGAATAAAAAGATACAGCCAACAGTGGTGGTTATGATGGATAATAGTATCTATCAGTGGAATCACAAAGAAAAAAATATTCCAAGTTTAATAGAATGCCTGTTGCCATATATGGAAAAACATTATCATGTAGCAAGCGAACCGGAGGGACGAGCATTTGCTGGATTGTCAGCAGGTGGATTCCTTGCATTTGATATTTTTGAAAGTGTGGGATATTTATTTGGAAATATCGGAATTTGGAGTGGTGGAAGAAGATTTGAAGCAGATTATACAAAACCGTATTTAAAAAATGTTCGTGTTCATATTGGAGCAGGAACATTTGACGATGCATATAGAGCATTTGCACAGCCGTTGGAACAGGAACTACTTGAAAATGGGATTCCATATACGATGGATATTATACCAGGTGGACATCAGTGGAGTGTATGGAGAAAGCTGTTGGAGAAATTTTTGAGCCGATAG